One region of Flavobacterium pisciphilum genomic DNA includes:
- a CDS encoding phosphopantetheine-binding protein — protein MEIAVCEIWMGLLGLDQVGITDDFFKIGGNSILAIQASHRMSKLLGSNVKVADVFKFRMISLIIEKCKAKKVNDENISFELSII, from the coding sequence ATGGAAATAGCAGTTTGTGAAATCTGGATGGGACTACTGGGATTAGATCAAGTGGGAATCACGGATGACTTTTTCAAAATAGGAGGTAATTCTATTTTGGCGATACAGGCTTCGCATCGTATGAGCAAGTTATTAGGATCTAATGTTAAAGTAGCTGATGTTTTTAAATTTAGAATGATTAGTCTAATAATTGAAAAGTGTAAGGCAAAAAAGGTCAATGATGAGAATATCAGTTTTGAGTTGTCAATAATATAA